From the Nodularia sphaerocarpa UHCC 0038 genome, the window GGAGACTGTAATGAGTAAGGGTGTAATCACCATAACTGATAGTGAGTTTGAAACCGAAGTATTGAAAGCCGAACAGCCTGTGTTGCTTTACTTTTGGGCTTCCTGGTGTGGTCCTTGTCAGTTGATGTCGCCACTAATTAACTTAGCGGCTACCAAATATAGCGATCGCCTAAAAATTGTTAAAATAGAAATTGATCCCAACCCGATCATAGTCAAACAGTACCAAGTAGAAGGCGTACCAGCCTTGAGACTAGTGCAGGGAGAAAAAGTATTAGCATCCACAGAAGGAGCTATTGGCAAAGAAAAACTACTCAACTTTTTAGATACGCACTTAAGTAGTAATTAGTCAATAGTAGCTGACTAAAAACTCATGACTAATGACTAATGACTAATAACTAATATGCAGTTTGCTCAACGTTTACAACCCCTGCAATCCAATGTATTTGCTGATATGGACAAAGCCAAGGCTCTGGCTTTATCAGCAGGAAGGCAGTTAATTGATCTGTCTTTGGGGTCGTCAGATTTACCAGCCAGTCCCCACGTCATTGAGGCGATGGCGAAATCTCTCTATGATCCCAGTACCCACGGCTACTTGCTGTTTCATGGTACTCAAGCATTTCGCCAAGCCGCAGCTAGCTGGTATGAACAAAAATTTGGCATCACAGTTAACCCAGAAACTGAAGTACTGCCCCTGATTGGTTCTCAGGAAGGTACAGCCCATCTACCCTTAGCACTGCTTAACCCAGGCGATTTTGCGCTGTTGCTTGATCCGGGTTATCCATCCCA encodes:
- a CDS encoding thioredoxin family protein, with translation MSKGVITITDSEFETEVLKAEQPVLLYFWASWCGPCQLMSPLINLAATKYSDRLKIVKIEIDPNPIIVKQYQVEGVPALRLVQGEKVLASTEGAIGKEKLLNFLDTHLSSN